The segment TTCTGCAATCCCACTCCGATTCCTGTAGAATCTACGAAGAGACTTGAAGCTGTTTGTTCATAAGGCAACCATAGATAGTTTGCAATATCTTCTCCATATGCATCCAGGACAATGTTTTGATTTACATCCAGAATTGTATCAGGAATACTGTTAATCGCAGGAAGTGCCATAAAGTCTAACACCATTTCATCAGAAACGATCGTTTCAGCATAGGCATTAATGGCTTCAAGTTTCAGGAGGACATAACCTTGTTTGACATCATCAACGCCAGGAATATATAGAGTGCTAAGTGCTTTATCATCAATAAAATATCCATTTCCGTATGTTGTCCAGAGAAGAGATGTATAGTTATTTGCGTAACCAGATAATTCATAGTTTCTGTCGGCACATATCGTAGCATCTTTACCCGCAAATGCGCTGATACTATCATTATCTGGGAGGTAAAGATCATCAATCCAGGCACCGTCCATTCCTGATGTACCTTCTTCATCTTTTATATACTTCCACTCAAGTGTATGCATTCCCTGAGGAACGGGATAGGTATATTCTGACCACTCTATTTCACCGCTGTATTCAGCAATGATGATACCGTCGACCAGAAGCTGCAGTTTATCTTTATTTAGCTCACACGATACTTTAGCCCAGAATCCGACATAGTCGTCATCCAACGCGTTATAGTCATAAAGTATGGACGAGTATTCATTATCGGTGACAATTCCGGAGTGAGCTGAGAAACGCCCGCTTTGAGCATAGGTTTCATCAATTTCCCAACCGGATGTACCGGCGAAATCCCACAACTCCCTGATTAAACCAGAGTTTTCAAAAGTTTCATCAGGCACTGAATTAACAGTAAATTCCCAAATATTGCCTTCTGCCAAGCCATTTGCATTAACCGCATCCACCTTCCAGTAGTACACTTGTTCATATGACAAGGGGTTATTCAGAGTGATAATCGTATCACTTACTATCTGACCATTGATCAAATTAGATGGGGGATTATCCGTACCAAAATATACAATATAATAAGCGGGTCGTGCCCCAAACCCCTTTTCCCAATTTAGTTTAGTATATGGGGATACCATCTTGCTGTGGTTCTCAGGAAAAGGATTAACGGCAACTGTCGGGTATTTGATAACCGGAATCCGACTGATAAAAGGGATATGATTAAATGAAGTCACAGCGATTGTAATGCTGTCGGACTGAATAGTTTTATTAAAAAGAATGGTGGCTGAGCCATCAGAAATATATCCTGAACCGATGATTTCACCTTGTGAAGTAAAGGTAGCCAAACCATTATTTACATTCGCAATAATTGTAATCTGTTCACAGTCGAAGGCAATTGCAGCGGGATGCTGAACATCCATAACCGATGGATTATCAGTTCTGATCTGTAATGAAGGATCACCAAAAACGACCCATGTGTCAGTTGCTTTGTACCCGGCCTGATAATATTTATCATTCATAGCCATGCATCCACTTGCTGTTAAGCCACCAAAGGTGAATTTCATATTAGCGGGTACATTTGAAGTAAGGATGTCAATCATTTCATCCTGCGCAGCCATTGGTGGATACCAGCTCTGCGTAGACGTCGACATAAATGCAGCCACAGCGCCTGTCGGGTTACCATTTTTTGACGCTCTCAACCATATTTCAGCCATACAAGTACCATTGACAAAATTACCTGCAAGGCATCCGACCGAAATGATGAACGGGTATTTACCATTGTTGTTAAGAGTATTTATATGGTCGTTATTAAAATTTGATGTCGACCAGTTGGATGTGCTGCTAATGCCGGTATACAATAGCAGACCGGCACCATTATTAATTCTGTCAGCCACCATTTCCCATGTCGGATTGCCATTCTGGTCGTTATTTCCCTGGGAACCATCGAATAATTCAAAATTTGAAGTATAGGTAAAGTTGATCAGATCATTTTGCATATTTCTCACATGCTGGTAGTCACGTTCATTATCATCACCGGGACCCAGTGAAGAAGCGATTCCAACAGAGTTTTTCAACCATTCTCCTGAAGAGTAAGGATATCTCTCATAGTTGATTGTTTTTTGAACCTGGACTCTGAGTTGATCTGAGTTCTCAGCAGAAAAGCGGCCAACAAACAAATCCGGATAATGGTCTTGTCCTGCAACAAAAGCATAGCTGATATCCGAAGCACCCGATTCAGACATATATGGAGGCACCTGCTGGGCATCACCTACAATGAGAAGGTATGTCAGTCCATTATTATTATAATAATTCTCAACATACGTTTTGATGGCATTTGCATCTCCAATGGTAGCCACGTCAACCATTTCAGTTGGGATTCCTATAGTTTTTTTCCATTCAATAAATGGTGCCATTGTTTGCATAAAGGGACCATAAGAAATGATGAGCATCATTCCATTTTCTGATACAAATTCATAACGCTTATCAGTGGCATTGCCGGAATTTAGGAAATGGTGATTATATAACGCCAGGAATTCAGGTTGAATAGCTGTTAATGCGCTGGTTCTTAATAATGGATTTTTCCCTTCCCTGCCAGTAGAAGTTATCTGAACCGTTATTTCATCATAGACCCTTAATATTTTCGTGACCGGATTATACTGAAAAGGATATACAATCACGGTTTGGCCACGGAAATCCCTCATAATGAAGGGATCGCTAATTTCGGCCAGGTTACCCGGAAAGAAGGCATCCGTAGTATAGACGTCACTATATTCAAACTGTACCCCAGACGGATTTAAATTTCTTGAAAGGTCTCCTTTTGACGGGATTATATCTATATTAATGTAATCAGTATAATGAGAAGAGAGAATGCTCACAGCCATTTCATCCTTATCGGGGATAATGACGGAGGAAGTTAGTTTTACGAGATCAGGGCAGCCAGACAGTAAAAGCGGTGTGGAATTTTCAAGACGGACATAGGAAGCATTTCCTCTCTGCGACATGGCATCATTCAATATAAAGCCATCAATTGTAAAACTGATGGTGGAGGTAGTGATATCAGAAGTCAATAAATTGATCCTGGCCGGAGTAGCTTCAGGTGAATTGATCACTGTCCAATTAGAACCTGAAATAACTGTAGAGTATAATAAAACTGCCCAGAGGATTTTAATTCGAAGAAAAGCGCGGAGTATTTTTGCAGTGGAAATCATAACTTTAAATGTCATGATACCTCTATGCCAAAATACATGCCAGGATTTAGAACATTCTATTTAAATATTGATTGTCAATTTATTAGATTAATTTTTTTATTTAATTTTAACTGAATTATTACTTAATAAGTCATTATATTTAATGATTATCATTAAATATAATACAAAATAATAGTACTCTCAACAAGTACTATTATTTTTGTGTCATAAGGTTTATGTGAACAATAAATCGAACGTTTCGTAATGGTCAAAAGACCATGGAAAAGATTCCAGAGATGGAATTAATTCGGTTATTAAGGTTTATTTGAAGGATTCACTTTAGTCGGTTCGAACATCCATTCTTCGATGCGTTCGGGTGGAGCAAGGATTAGCATACCTGGGGTTGAATACATATTACCCGGCATACACAAATCCTCATTGGATTTGTCAGTACCTGCAGTGGGAGTTTTATAGCTTAAGAGCTGAGATGTACCATAAAGTTTACAAGGTGTGCCCTGAGGTGTATTGCAGGTTGTCTTCAACACATAACTTTTAGTATTCCAATTAAGGGAAATAAAATCTCCTGTCTGAACCTCTCCACGACCAATTGGTAGTGAAACGACTCCATTCTGATCAGTCAGCGGATTATGAAGCTCACAATATACAATCTCACCATTCACTCCGGTTTCTATTATCGTAATTTTAATAGTAACAGTCTGATTGGGAATAATCTTACCATCTTTATCTTTTATTGTCGACTGTAAAGATATCTCAACAGGCAACTGACTATATAAATAAGCAACTGAAAAAAGAAGCAGTGTAAAAGTAAGTATCGCTTTTCTCATTTTCTGATTGTTATTTTGGTTAGTTTTCACTTTGATTAAATAATTATGGCGTCTTCTTCAGGCAACTATTATACCATTTAATTAAAAAATGTATTTCTCTTCTAATATATTGAATATATGATAGTTAGCTATCAAAATTCGACAAACTTCTGATAGCACCATTGCAATAACCATTATATTACATGGTTTTTGTGAATAATCATGGAAAAAATCAAGGTAGCTATGATTGCTTACGGACAGGTTTTCTGATATCAAGTTTTCGCATCCTTGACCGCAATGTTTCGGGGTGCATATCCAGTATCCTTGCTGCTCCATCCTGGCCTTCAATTTTCCAGTATGTTTCTTCAAGGACATCTGTGATATAATTTTTCTCAAGTTCCTCAAGCGTGGGACGCCGGGTATCCTCATTCTTACCTGATTCAGCAGTATCAAGTTTATCGGAGAGAACAAGGGTATTGCTTCTTGAGGTAATCATGGCCCGTTCAATGATATTCTCAAGTTCCCTGATATTTCCGGGCCATGCATAATTCATGAGAGCCCTCATAGTTCTCTGTGGTATGCGATCAATGGACTTTCCTACTTTTTTATTGAACCGGTTGATGAAATGATTGACCAGCAGGGGAATGTCATCTTTTCGCTCACGTAATGGTGGGACTGTGATGGGATAAACATTGAGACGGAAGTAAAGATCTTCCCTGAAGCGACCTTCCTTTACCTCATTCAGGAGTGTTCTGTTAGTGGCAGCGATAATCCTGACATCGACTTTATGTGTATGGGGGCTGCCAAGCCGTTCAAATTCGCCATTTTGAATGACACGTAATAGTTTAACCTGCAATTCCAGTGGTAATTCACCAATTTCGTCAAGAAAAATAGTGCCTTTATCGGCCAGTTCAAAGCGGCCCATCTGTGATTTGACAGCACCTGTAAAAGCGCCCTTTTCGTATCCGAACAACTCGCTTTCGATAAGGTTAGCCGGCAACGCTGCGCAACTTAATTTCAAAAGAGGCCGGTCTTTCCGCGGGCTTTCATGGTGAATAGCCCGGGCGAAAAGCTCTTTCCCCACTCCTGTTTCTCCTTCAATAAGCACTGATGTATCGGTGGGGGCAACCCTTTCAACTTTCGACAGAGCATGGCGTAATGTATCACTCACGCCAATAATTTCCTCAAAATTATGTTCCAGCATGATTTCTTCGCGCAGCACGATATTTTCTGCTTCAACCTGCTCTTTTAATAGCCGGACATCGGATAATGCTTTACTTAATTCAATTTCTTTCTCCTGGAGATTATCCACTGCCAGCCTTAATTCATTATTCAGGTCTTCAAGTTTTTTATTGACATCTGTGAGCTGACTGGTTCTCTCTCTCACCTGATGTTCAAGCCACTGATTGACTTCTTTAAGCTTTTTCCGGTTCGATCTGATCTCCAGTTGGGTTTTTACGCGGGCAAGAAGCTCACGGATATCAAAAGGTTTGGTCACATAATCCTGGGCACCCAAT is part of the Bacteroidota bacterium genome and harbors:
- a CDS encoding C25 family cysteine peptidase — encoded protein: MTFKVMISTAKILRAFLRIKILWAVLLYSTVISGSNWTVINSPEATPARINLLTSDITTSTISFTIDGFILNDAMSQRGNASYVRLENSTPLLLSGCPDLVKLTSSVIIPDKDEMAVSILSSHYTDYINIDIIPSKGDLSRNLNPSGVQFEYSDVYTTDAFFPGNLAEISDPFIMRDFRGQTVIVYPFQYNPVTKILRVYDEITVQITSTGREGKNPLLRTSALTAIQPEFLALYNHHFLNSGNATDKRYEFVSENGMMLIISYGPFMQTMAPFIEWKKTIGIPTEMVDVATIGDANAIKTYVENYYNNNGLTYLLIVGDAQQVPPYMSESGASDISYAFVAGQDHYPDLFVGRFSAENSDQLRVQVQKTINYERYPYSSGEWLKNSVGIASSLGPGDDNERDYQHVRNMQNDLINFTYTSNFELFDGSQGNNDQNGNPTWEMVADRINNGAGLLLYTGISSTSNWSTSNFNNDHINTLNNNGKYPFIISVGCLAGNFVNGTCMAEIWLRASKNGNPTGAVAAFMSTSTQSWYPPMAAQDEMIDILTSNVPANMKFTFGGLTASGCMAMNDKYYQAGYKATDTWVVFGDPSLQIRTDNPSVMDVQHPAAIAFDCEQITIIANVNNGLATFTSQGEIIGSGYISDGSATILFNKTIQSDSITIAVTSFNHIPFISRIPVIKYPTVAVNPFPENHSKMVSPYTKLNWEKGFGARPAYYIVYFGTDNPPSNLINGQIVSDTIITLNNPLSYEQVYYWKVDAVNANGLAEGNIWEFTVNSVPDETFENSGLIRELWDFAGTSGWEIDETYAQSGRFSAHSGIVTDNEYSSILYDYNALDDDYVGFWAKVSCELNKDKLQLLVDGIIIAEYSGEIEWSEYTYPVPQGMHTLEWKYIKDEEGTSGMDGAWIDDLYLPDNDSISAFAGKDATICADRNYELSGYANNYTSLLWTTYGNGYFIDDKALSTLYIPGVDDVKQGYVLLKLEAINAYAETIVSDEMVLDFMALPAINSIPDTILDVNQNIVLDAYGEDIANYLWLPYEQTASSLFVDSTGIGVGLQKIKLYVTGNNGCVNEKTINITFEQNRDNSGISLNVYPNPSPGVVFYEMSSDRNENFRYQVLDLNGKLVLQSDKVESKKNYSGMLDLSFLPEGMYFFKADGEQTSTVQRIILQ
- a CDS encoding sigma-54 dependent transcriptional regulator, encoding MEIHDGHDFTILIVDDTPKNLQLLGSTLKQNEYKVEFALDGEKALTWIEKKEFDLILLDVMMPGMSGFEVCEKIRKVQQYDDVPIIFLTAKVEKESILEGFELGAQDYVTKPFDIRELLARVKTQLEIRSNRKKLKEVNQWLEHQVRERTSQLTDVNKKLEDLNNELRLAVDNLQEKEIELSKALSDVRLLKEQVEAENIVLREEIMLEHNFEEIIGVSDTLRHALSKVERVAPTDTSVLIEGETGVGKELFARAIHHESPRKDRPLLKLSCAALPANLIESELFGYEKGAFTGAVKSQMGRFELADKGTIFLDEIGELPLELQVKLLRVIQNGEFERLGSPHTHKVDVRIIAATNRTLLNEVKEGRFREDLYFRLNVYPITVPPLRERKDDIPLLVNHFINRFNKKVGKSIDRIPQRTMRALMNYAWPGNIRELENIIERAMITSRSNTLVLSDKLDTAESGKNEDTRRPTLEELEKNYITDVLEETYWKIEGQDGAARILDMHPETLRSRMRKLDIRKPVRKQS